A single genomic interval of Armigeres subalbatus isolate Guangzhou_Male chromosome 1, GZ_Asu_2, whole genome shotgun sequence harbors:
- the LOC134206959 gene encoding uncharacterized protein LOC134206959, with the protein MIDDQLNYNSHVDYACDKAAKATTALTRVMANSSAISSRKRRLLASVSTSVLRYGAPVWAAGGITKRNLTRLNSTYRLMAMRVASAYRTISMDAVCVIVGMTPIKILLEEDCACYGLRGTMGARKIARVDSMRKWQQDWDSSSKGRWTYRLIPNLQSWEDRKHGEVNFFLTQFLYRFGHAESPLCAACPNCEETPEHVIFDCPRFRAERSWISTVSTRSINPDNIVQEMCENENTWNMVNRAVTQIMLSLQRKWREDQRALDSERRR; encoded by the coding sequence ATGATCGATGACCAGCTCAACTACAACAGCCACGTCGATTACGCTTGCGATAAGGCAGCAAAAGCCACCACAGCATTAACCAGAGTAATGGCGAATAGCTCTGCGATTAGTAGCAGAAAGAGGAGACTCCTAGCCAGCGTTTCTACTTCTGTACTCAGATATGGTGCTCCCGTCTGGGCGGCAGGAGGAATCACGAAAAGGAACCTGACACGGCTCAACAGCACATACAGGTTAATGGCTATGCGGGTGGCAAGTGCGTACCGGACCATTTCGATGGATGCGGTCTGCGTCATAGTAGGCATGACTCCCATCAAAATCTTATTGGAGGAAGATTGTGCCTGCTATGGACTACGTGGAACGATGGGAGCACGCAAGATTGCGAGAGTCGATTCGATGCGAAAGTGGCAGCAggattgggacagtagttcgaaaggaaggtggacctATCGGCTCATTCCGAACCTGCAGTCGTGGGAGGACAGAAAACACGGAGAAGTCAACTTCTTTCTGACGCAGTTCCTGTATAGATTCGGACACGCAGAGTCTCCACTTTGTGCGGCCTGTCCGAACTGTGAAGAAACACcggagcacgtgatattcgactgtCCACGATTCAGGGCAGAACGGAGTTGGATCTCAACGGTCAGCACTCGAAGCATAAATCCCGACAACATCGTTCAGGAAATGTGCGAAAATGAAAATACGTGGAACATGGTGAACAGAGCAGTAACGCAGATCATGCTGTCGTTGCAGCGAAAATGGCGTGAAGACCAGAGAGCACTGGATAGTGAGCGAAGGAGATGA